In Candidatus Desulfatibia profunda, the sequence GCTTGAAGCTGGATACCCGTAATACACCCAGAGAAACGCACAGATCTGCATCTTTTCCCCGGGCTTCTTTCTCTGTTCGTACCCGTCGGCGGTCAGAAAAACAATTTCACCCGGACCAAGGTATCTGTCCACCTCAAAACCAAGATTGGGAAATGCACACGTTTCCGAGGATGCCGCAAAGGCGCCGTCTTTTTTACCGATAATAACCGGAGTCCGGCCCAATTTGTCCCGGGCGGCGTAAATTCCTTTTTCCGTCAAAAGGAGCATGGAGCACGAACCTTTGATTGTTTCCTGGGCGTTCTGGAGGCCCTCTTCAAAAGAGCTTTTTTCACAGATCAACGTTGCGATCAGTTCTGTCGGGCTTAATTCGCCGCCGCTGGTTTCATAAAAATGAATTCTCTTTTGATAGGCCTTATCGGCAATTTCCTGAAGGTTGTTGATTTTTCCGACGGTAACGATGCCGAATTTTCCCAGATGAGATCCGAAGATCAACGGCTGTGCATCCGAATCGCTGATCACGCCGATGCCTTTGCGGCCCTTCAGCTTGGGAAGATCCGTTTCAAATTTGGATCTGAAATAGTTGCTTTCAATATTATGGATGGACCGGGCGAATCCGGTGGGCGTTTTGGTCGCAAGCCCGCCCCGACGCGTCCCGAGGTGAGAATGATAGTCGGTGCCGTAAAACAGATCGTTGACACAATTCTGTTTTGAAACAACTCCAAATAATCCCCCCATGAATGCCTCCTGCTGTATCGGAAAATATTTTGTCCCTAAACTGAGCGTTATAGATTTTGGGAATAGTTAATTCCCAAATATTTTACTTGAAAATCGCTCAATTTAGGTTGTCACAGGCTATAATTGTTATTAACTAAAAATTCAACCTTTAAGTGATACTAACTTTGCCATCGTTCAAACTCATTCGGCCGGCCTGAAAAAAGAAGCATCGAACCGATTGAAACCCCACCATAAATCATGTAACATAGATAGAATGCCCTGAACCCCCGCTTAACCGGATATTTAAGATCTGCGATTGAAACAGGCGCCAGCGGAATTCACAGCGGCAATCGCATGCTTGCTTGATGACGATATAGCTGATAAAGCTCTGGAATTACTAAAACCTAAAAACTGCACGAAAAATTTTGAAAAGTAAAATATAATTGAGTGCAAACAAAGTGGGAAAAAGGAAAGGAATGTTAACAGCCGCCGCAATTCCGGCATATTGTCTGCGTACGCCTCCGGACGGTCAACGCCTTAAGATTTTAGACAGCGGCGTTGAGGATGAAGCTGAAGAAAAAACGTCCGATGAAGAGGAATACCTGCTTTGTCGTCAATGTCTGCACGTAATTACGAGTTCGGCCGAACGAATCGCTGTCCAGGGCTCGCACCGGCACACCTTTGCCAATCCTCACGGGATTGTCTTTGAGATCGGGTGTTTCCGATCCGTTCCGGGATGCGGCTATGCCGGCCCTGCTGCGGACGAATTCACCTGGTTTGCGGGCTTTAGCTGGAGGGTGGCTGTTTGCATCCGGTGTCTGACCCATCTGGGGTGGCTGTTTGCTTCTGCGGGTTATGACAGTTTCCACGGATTGATTCTGGACCGCCTCGTGACTCAAAATCAATAAGGAGATAAACAATGACGACAGCATCCGACCAAAACAGACAAAAACATCAAACGCCCCCGGCGACTGCCCGTGAAGAATTCTCTATGGCGGACGCCGCGGCCATCACCGGCGTGACCAGCAACCATATTCTCAATTTTTTAAAGTTAAAAAAACGGATTGATGCGATCATCGCCGCAATGAAGGGCTGATGCAGCTGACAAAAACCCAAATCGCTTAATTTGGAAAACGTTGAAAAAAGGAGGAGCCAATGGTCATGAGAATAGAAATGAAAACAATTCTTTGCACGACCGATATCTCAGAGTACTCCAATCATACCATACCCTTCGGGATAGCTCTGGCCAGAGAGTTTAGCGCCAAGCTTTATGTCTGCCACGTCATCGATTTGCCCAGCGGTGTCATGTATGGAGAGACCCCGATATTTTTCATGGAGCAGCAGAACCGGATTATTGATTACGTTCGGCAGCAGCTCGAGGCCTTGATCGGTAATGCCCGGGTCGACTGGGAACCTTTGGTCACCATCGGTTTTGCCGCCGAGGAAATAAACCGGATGGCTGCCGAGAAAGGCGCCGACCTGGTGATTGCTGCCACCCATGGGCGGTCGGGTTTGAAAAGACTGATTCTCGGCTCCGTTACCGGGCGTCTCATGCGAATCCTTCCATGTCCGCTGCTGATCGTGCGCGGCCCCGAACACGGGTTATCGGCCTCTGCCGATGAGGGCAACTGGTTTCAACGGATTCTGGTAGGATATGATTTTTCCGAAGATTCAGGCCTGGCATTTCAATATGCCCTGAGCCTGGCGCAGGATTTTCAATCCGAACTGCACCTGGTACACGTCCTTGAGCCGCCGGTTTACTCCGACTGGCTGACAACCCCCTTAGCCCCTGCTGATACTCTTCAGCAGGATTTGCGCACCTTGTTGACGGAAAAACTTGCCCAAAAGATCCCTGAACAAGCATTGAACTGGTGTAATCCGAAAGCCATACTCCTTGACGGTCAACCCCATGAAGAGATTACACGCTATGCCGTTGACAACCATATTGATTTAATCGTTCTCGGGGTTCGGGGTCGCGGCCTGGTAGAGTCCCTGTTGGTAGGATCGACCACGGATCGTGTTGCCCGGCGGTCACCCTGCCCGGTGCTTTCGGTATGCCCCAAAAAGTAAAAAGCCTATTTAAAAAAAATGGCACAAAATTTGCTGTCCATATAATCAAAGGAAACCAAGATACTCTGGTACCAATCTGAGAGGTAGATGTCGGGGCATGGCAACGATCCTGGACCTTTTTCGTTTTTTAAAAAACAACATGAGGATTCTACAATGGCCCCTAATCCCACCCATGAAAAACCGGAACAAACCGATAAAATTAAAGTGTCCGGAATTAATATCGAATGGCGTCCCAGGCATGGCACCTGCACCTTTGAAAACTTGCCGGCAGCAATGTTGTGGATTGACACGACTCTTGCAGGGTTGATGTCCGGTGTTCAGGCCATGGTCGGGACGGACCGCTTTGGCCTGGCCCTGCAGGCTGAGGGTCGCAATAGCGTTGAAGCCGACTGGCAGGTTATCTCCAGGTTCTCCAGTTTTAGAGACGGTTTTATCGCCATTGCCAATATCGCCGCCGTGGCCGGCTGGGGAAACTGGCGTCTGGTGTCTTTTGACGACCAAAAGAAAGAATGCCGATTTCAAGTTAAGGAAAGCTGGGAAGGCCGCTATCAGAAATCGTTGGGGGTTTGCTGGGGCAGCGGCATGCTGGCGGGAAAATTGGCGGGTTACTGTTCCAAGCTTTTTAATACCAACTGCTGGGCCGACCAAACTGCATATATCGCCAAGGGGGATAAATATGATGAATTTACAGTGGGGCCTTCGGAGCGCTCCATAGAAAAGGAAATCGAGAATCTGCTGGCAACCGACGAGGCCACGCGGGCCGATATGGCCGTGGCACTGCAAACGCTGCGGAAAGAAGCCGAAGAACGCCGGCGTACCGAGGAGGCCTTAAGAGAGAGTGAAGAACGATACCGGAGCCTGTTCAAGAACAATCACTCCGTCATGCTCCTTATTGATCCGAAAAATGCGGATATCGTCGACGCCAATCCGGCCGCGGTCTGCTTTTACGGCTGGAGCCACCAAGAGCTTACCGGTAAAAAGATTACCGACATCAATACGCTCACCAGAAAACAGGTGTTTCAGGAAATGGAGCGAGCCCAGACGGAACAACGCCGGCACTTCCTTTTCTGTCACCGCTTGGCAAGCGGCGAAATCCGTGACGTCGAAGTATACAGCGGCCCCATCAAGGTGCATGGGAAAAAACTTCTGTATTCGATTGTTCACGATATCACCTCTCGCAAGCAGGCTGAAACCGCACTGCGGGAGTCTGAAAATCGTTTTCGAATGCTCTACAAGGAATCGAAGCAGAGAGAACAATTATACGAGTCTCTTTTAAAATCAACCCCGGATGCAGTAACCATCTATAACCTCAAAGGCGAGACAATTTATATCAATCCGGCCTTCACGCGCATCTTTGGTTTCACCATGGAGGACGTCCTGGGAAAACGCATTCCCTTTGTTCCTGAAAGTGAAATGAAAAGAACATTGGCAGGCATTGAGCAGGTTCTGGACGGAATCCCTGTTTATGGTTTTGAAACCAGGAGACTGACTAAGGACGGCCGGATTCTGGACATCACGTTGAGTTCGGCCTGCTATCATGATCATGAAGGCAATGCCGGCGGAATCGTCGTAATGCTAAGGGATGTAACCGAGGCCAAGAAGACCGAAAAACAACTCCAGCAAGCCCAAAGGATGGAAGCCATCGGCACCCTTGCCGGCGGTATAGCCCATGACTTTAACAACCTTCTAATGGGTATCCAGGGGCGCACCTCTTTGATGCTGATGGATACGGAGTTTTCTCACCCTTTTTTTGAACATCTCAAAGGGATAGAGGACTATATTAAAAGTGCGGCCGATCTGACCAGGCAGCTTCTGGCGTTTGCCAGAAGCGGAAAATATGAGGTCAAACCGACCGACCTGAACGAGCTTGTCCATAAAAGCGCTGAACTGTTCGGACGCACCAAAAAAGAGATCTCCATCCATAAAAAATACCGGAAGGGCATCTGGAGCGTTGAAGTGGATCAGAGCCAGATCGAGCAGGTGATGCTGAATCTGTACGTCAATGCCTGGCAATCGATGCCCGGCGGTGGGGAATTATATCTTGAAACCGCAAATGTCGTGCTTGACGACAGCATTGTAAAGCCTTATGACCTTGCGCCCGGCAACTATGTAAAAATATCCGTTGCCGACACCGGCGTCGGTATGGACAAGGCCACTTTGGAAAGAATCTTCGATCCCTTCTTTACCACCAAGGAGATGGGCAGGGGTACCGGCTTGGGGCTGGCTTCGGCCTATGGCATCATCAAAAATCACGGCGGCATTATCAACGCTTACAGTGAGAAAGGCCAAGGCGCCGTTTTTAGCATATACCTGCCGGCTTCGGAAAAGAAAGTTGTCAAAGAAAAGGAGCTGCCGCAAGAAATACTCAAAGGCGATGAAACGATTCTTTTGGTTGATGATGAAAAGATCATCATCGATGTCGCCAAAGAGCTGCTGAAGCGAATCGGCTATAAGGTTTTAATTGCCAAAAGCGGGAAAGCGGCGGTTGAGCTCTATGAAGCCAATACCGCTGAAATCGACATGGTCATCCTGGATATGATCATGCCGGAGATGGGCGGCGGGGAGACCTATGACCGTCTTAAAAAGATCAACCCCGATGTAAAGGTCCTGCTTTCAAGCGGCTACAGCATCGACGGTCAGGCCACTGAAATCCTGAAAAGGGGTTGCAGCGGTTTTATCCAGAAACCATTCCGCATGAAAGATCTGTCACACAAGCTAAGGGAGATTTTGGACAGCAGCTAACCCGGATTTTTCATCGTGCCTGTTGATAGAACGTCAACTCCCAGACCCATGATACCGCATCGTGGCGCAGGATATAAACGGCCATGTCATCCCCCAAAATTTTGAAGTAGCGATGGTCCGGCGCCATCCAGCGATCCAGAACATCTTTGACTTCGATTTTTCTGGACCCCAACCAGAATCGCCGGGGCGTTTCTTCCCCGCGGTATCCGGCATAGCATTCCACGCGGACAGGCATCATTTATTGTCAACCCTGAACAGTTATTTGGGTAGTCGGGGAGTTTGCGCTCTTAAACCGCTCCATGGACAGTCATAATATTTACACTCAAACAGCATACGCTTCAAGCTAAGATCATCCATTTAAGCTAATGAAGCGGGTTTTATAAAAAACTCCCCGAGTCTTGAGTTATTTTTGTTGAATAAACCAATTATTATATGTAACTTTATCTTAAGTTGAGGGAAAATACCATGTCCACCAGCACAATGGCAACCGACAACTTCACCAAATCCGGTCCCAAGGTCACGCGCGTCGGGCTCGGTGGCGAGGGGATTCTGCGAACCCACCAAAGGACAGCCCGGGCCCGCGAAGTTATTCAAGCGGCGATCAAGCAGGGGATCACCTATTTTGATTCTGCCAGAGTCTACGCCGACAGCGAGATCTACTACGGCTCGGTGTGGCAAGAATTACCGCAAACACGCCTGCAAATTTTTCAGGCCAGCAAATCCGCCAGCCGCGACAGGGCCGGGGCCCAGGCGGACCTTGAAGAAACCCTTGAACGTTTAAATACCAATTACTTAGATTTATGGCAAATCCACGATGTCCGCACGCACGATGACATTCGGAAGATATCAGGGCCGGGAGGTGCTTTGGAAGCCTTTGTCGAGGCCAAGTCCTCCGGAAAGGTCCGCTTCATTGGCGTTAGCGGGCATCACGATCCCGCGATTCTGACCAGAGCCGTTGAAGAGTGGCCGGTGGATGCGGTCATGATGCCGGTCAATCCGGTCGAAGTAATACTCGGCGGCTTTTTGACATCAACGCTTGCAGCCGCCAGGGCAAAAGGGATCGCGATTATCGCAATGAAAATTCTGGGCGCCTCCCACTACGTTCATTTTAAATTCGGCATAACACCGGAGTTGCTGATCCGGTATGCGCTTTCCCATGATATTACCGTGGCCATCGTGGGGTGT encodes:
- a CDS encoding universal stress protein; translated protein: MKTILCTTDISEYSNHTIPFGIALAREFSAKLYVCHVIDLPSGVMYGETPIFFMEQQNRIIDYVRQQLEALIGNARVDWEPLVTIGFAAEEINRMAAEKGADLVIAATHGRSGLKRLILGSVTGRLMRILPCPLLIVRGPEHGLSASADEGNWFQRILVGYDFSEDSGLAFQYALSLAQDFQSELHLVHVLEPPVYSDWLTTPLAPADTLQQDLRTLLTEKLAQKIPEQALNWCNPKAILLDGQPHEEITRYAVDNHIDLIVLGVRGRGLVESLLVGSTTDRVARRSPCPVLSVCPKK
- a CDS encoding PAS domain S-box protein translates to MAPNPTHEKPEQTDKIKVSGINIEWRPRHGTCTFENLPAAMLWIDTTLAGLMSGVQAMVGTDRFGLALQAEGRNSVEADWQVISRFSSFRDGFIAIANIAAVAGWGNWRLVSFDDQKKECRFQVKESWEGRYQKSLGVCWGSGMLAGKLAGYCSKLFNTNCWADQTAYIAKGDKYDEFTVGPSERSIEKEIENLLATDEATRADMAVALQTLRKEAEERRRTEEALRESEERYRSLFKNNHSVMLLIDPKNADIVDANPAAVCFYGWSHQELTGKKITDINTLTRKQVFQEMERAQTEQRRHFLFCHRLASGEIRDVEVYSGPIKVHGKKLLYSIVHDITSRKQAETALRESENRFRMLYKESKQREQLYESLLKSTPDAVTIYNLKGETIYINPAFTRIFGFTMEDVLGKRIPFVPESEMKRTLAGIEQVLDGIPVYGFETRRLTKDGRILDITLSSACYHDHEGNAGGIVVMLRDVTEAKKTEKQLQQAQRMEAIGTLAGGIAHDFNNLLMGIQGRTSLMLMDTEFSHPFFEHLKGIEDYIKSAADLTRQLLAFARSGKYEVKPTDLNELVHKSAELFGRTKKEISIHKKYRKGIWSVEVDQSQIEQVMLNLYVNAWQSMPGGGELYLETANVVLDDSIVKPYDLAPGNYVKISVADTGVGMDKATLERIFDPFFTTKEMGRGTGLGLASAYGIIKNHGGIINAYSEKGQGAVFSIYLPASEKKVVKEKELPQEILKGDETILLVDDEKIIIDVAKELLKRIGYKVLIAKSGKAAVELYEANTAEIDMVILDMIMPEMGGGETYDRLKKINPDVKVLLSSGYSIDGQATEILKRGCSGFIQKPFRMKDLSHKLREILDSS
- a CDS encoding aldo/keto reductase; the protein is MSTSTMATDNFTKSGPKVTRVGLGGEGILRTHQRTARAREVIQAAIKQGITYFDSARVYADSEIYYGSVWQELPQTRLQIFQASKSASRDRAGAQADLEETLERLNTNYLDLWQIHDVRTHDDIRKISGPGGALEAFVEAKSSGKVRFIGVSGHHDPAILTRAVEEWPVDAVMMPVNPVEVILGGFLTSTLAAARAKGIAIIAMKILGASHYVHFKFGITPELLIRYALSHDITVAIVGCSSAEEVKTLAETGRDFKPPAAEETSQLLKVFEPYARRLAYYRGVL
- a CDS encoding amidophosphoribosyltransferase encodes the protein MGGLFGVVSKQNCVNDLFYGTDYHSHLGTRRGGLATKTPTGFARSIHNIESNYFRSKFETDLPKLKGRKGIGVISDSDAQPLIFGSHLGKFGIVTVGKINNLQEIADKAYQKRIHFYETSGGELSPTELIATLICEKSSFEEGLQNAQETIKGSCSMLLLTEKGIYAARDKLGRTPVIIGKKDGAFAASSETCAFPNLGFEVDRYLGPGEIVFLTADGYEQRKKPGEKMQICAFLWVYYGYPASSYEGINVEFVRNRCGAALGREDDVEIDCVAGIPDSGTGHAIGYANEKKMPYIRPFVKYTPTWPRSFMPQDQSIRDLVAQMKLIPIKTLIKGNRILFCEDSIVRGTQLQDNIQILFDIGALEVHMRPACPTLIYPCEFLNFSTSRSTLDLAGRKAIKEIEGVDDRFLDQYAKSDSEKNVAMVDRIRRRLRLTSLKYQKLENLVDAIGLPKEKLCTHCWDGSSYF